The following is a genomic window from Flavobacterium sp..
ACGATAAATTAGTTAAAGACTTCACTAAACTACTAAATGCTGAAGATCGATTATTTGAAATGGGAGAAAGTTCTTTATTCATCATCAATTCTAGAGAGAATTCATTAGTAAGTTCACAACTAAACGAAATTGCTCTAGAAAATAGATATTTAAATGCTTTAATTAGCATTTACAAGACCTTAGCGAATCCAAATTAAAAACAAAACAAAACAAAAGGAAAGTGTTAATTATGTAACTTTAAAAATTAATAAATTTGCCCCCCAAACTATAAACATGAAAAAAAGAGCTCTTATTATATTAATTTTTATACTTTTTGTAAGTGTAAATGCCTTTGGTCAAGGTGGCGCATCTTCATGTGCTGAGTTGACTGCTAATCCGGGCGCGTATCAATCTTGTGCTACCAGCATACCTTTTAGTAGTTCTGTTGGTGGAAATGGGGAAAATTTTAATTCAACCTGTATTCCGACTCAATATGTGGGACCTACTTGGTTTTTTATTGAAATCGATACCCCAGGAAATGTTGTTTTACAAATCAGTCAACAAAATTTAGCTGGTAATGGTTCAGATGTTGACTTTGTTTTATGGGGACCTTTCCAAAATTTAAATAACATTTGTAACCAATTAAATACTACTAATGAAGTAGATTGTAGTTATAGTACAGCTAGTCTTGAAACGGTAACTATCCCAAACAGTAATGCTGGTGATTTATATGTAATTGTAATTGATAATTATTCAGGACAGGCAGGAAATATTACTGTTTCACAAACTGGAGGTTCTGGAAGTACGAATTGTGATTTCTTATCGTCTGTAACGTTAAATAATACAGATGGAACACTACTTACTAATTTAGAGTATTGCAAACCTGATACAAAAGAAATTGTGGCTACTATAGACATTTCAGATTTTCCGGGTGTTCCCAGTAATTTAAGATTCAACTATACTTGGTTTAAAGATAATGTTCAAATTGATGCTATTTCAAATTCAACAATTTCAACAAACAACTTAATTGTTTCAGAAAGTGGTGTATATAAAGTAATTACAACTGCTTATGACATCACCGTAAATCCAACAGGAAACTTAACGGGACTTAGAGTGAGCGAAGCTGAAGCTAATTTAAAATTTCATACAAAACCACTTATTAGTATTTCAAATTCTAATACCGTTTGTTTAAATACAAATCCTATATTATCATCAAATATTGCAAATAATACCGATTTAAATCCAACAATTGATATATTAAACTATCAATGGTATCGCAATAACAACCCTATTGGTGGTGAGACAACAACTGCTTTTACACCAACTTTACCAGGTGATTATTTTATCAAAGTAACCAATTCGCCTTGTTCAGAAACAAACTCTAGTATTATTAGAATTATTGCTAATCCAAATATTCAAATTGCTTCAAATACAACTATTTGCGAAAACGATTCTTATACTATTACTTCAATAAATGCAAATGCGAGTATTAACAGCGCACTTTCTTACCAATGGATTAAGGATGGTGTAGCTATAGCTGGCGCGAATGGTTCAACTTATACGGTCAACAAATTTAATCAGGCTTTAAATACAACATCACAATATTATTTAGAAACTACTGAACAAGGAACGTGTTTAAATTCTTCAAATACGATTTCAGTAACTATTAATGCGTTACCTGTAATTAACACTGTTGCAACAACTTTAGAACAATGTGATTACATCAACAATACACTTGATGGAATTGCAGAAACTAATTTATTACAACTGTATAATTATTTTACCAATAGCACTGCAGGATTAACTTTAAATTTCTACACTGATATTGCTTTAACGCAACAAATACTAAATCCATCAAATTATATTAATTTAACTTCTCCGTTTTTACAAACTATTTATGTGAAATTGGTAAATGAAAATGTAACTCCAAATTGTACCTCTTCTGGTGTTGGAAGTTTTACATTACAAATTAATCCAACAAGTGTTGCCAATTACCCTAACATTCCTGCCGTTTGCCCAGAAATTAATCAAAACTATGGTTTTTTAAATTTTGACGCACAACGAATAGCTATAAAAAACGCTTATTTTGCCAGTTCAGATGTGAGTATCTCTTTTCATTTGAACACATCAGATGCATCAACAGGTTTAAATGGATTGAGTAATTTGAGTCAAATTCCAATTGGTACTACAACCGTATACACTAGAGTTATTTCAAATACTACACAAAGCTGTGAAGGTATAGGAACATTTGAAGTTGTGGTAACACAAGCTCCTATCCAAAGTTTAATTACAAATGAAAATTTATGTTTATTAGATGCTTATTTATTAAACACAAAAGATGTTGAAGCTTTAACTGGTCAAAACCCAACCGTTATAGTTTCTTATTTTAACACATTTGATAATGCGAAAGACAATATTCTTGAGATAAATAAAAACACTCCACTTCCTTTAACAACAGGAACTAGAACTATTTTTGCTCGATTATTTGACACGCTAACTCAATGTTTTTCTATTGTAAACTTTAATATATTGGTTTTTCAAAATCCAATTATTATTCAACCTTCCCCTATTCGTTTATGTGGAGATACAACTGCTACTTTTAATTTAACCAGTCGAATTAATCAAATTGTGAATGGAAATTTAAATTATCAAGTAAGTTTTTATGCTAATAATACTGATGTTTTAGCCAATAATCCAATCACAACGCCTGCTAATTATTTGAGTGCATCAACAATCATCATTTGTAAAGTTGTTGATCCTACAAATAATTCTTGTGAAACATTCACTACATTAACTCTTGAAGTGATGGCATTACCTGGAAGTAATTCTAATCCTACAGCAATTGAATTGTGTAACGATTCTGGATTTGAATTTTTCGATTTAACTACAAGAGAAATACAAATGGCAGGTACAACTCCCGTTAATACTATTGCATTTAAATACTATACAGAACTTGCAGACGCTTTGTTAAATGGAAATACAAATCGAATAACCTCGCCAAACATTTTTCAAAACACAACCATTAATTATCAGAAAATTTATGTTCGATTAAACAGTAGAACTAACATTGATAGCGAAACAGGATTAGCTTGTTTTAAAATTTTAGAATTAGATTTATATGTAAGACCTTATCCAGAAAACAAACTTTCAAATGATCCATACATTATTTGTGTTGACCAACTGAATGCCATTACACATCCTGTAGAAATAAAAACGTTATTAAATAATACTGATTATATTTTTCAATGGTATATTGGACATGATGCACAAATAGGAAATGAAATTCCTGGAGAAACTAACACATCTTTTACTACCTCAACCGTAGGAATATACTCTGTTAAAGTTACTAATATTTCAAATGCTGCCAATTGTTCTTCAGTATTTAATGTAAGTACTCAAAATGCTATTGTACCTAATACACTTGCTATAACTCCTAATGAAATCATTTCGTTTGGGATTGAAAATACGATAACTGCAATAGTTTCACCTGTATCAAACGACTATTTATACTCTATCGATGGAACCTATTTTCAGCCAAGTAATACCTTTACCAATATACCTGGTGGCGATTACACATTAACTGTTATTAACAAGTTTGGCTGTGGTGATGTTACTAGTCAATTCACAATAGTTGATTATCCAAAGTATCTCACACCTAACGGTGATGGTTATAATGACACTTGGAACATCAAAGGAAGTAGTGCTTTAGAGGCAACAACTATTAGAATTTTTGATCGATATGGAAAATTAATAAAACAAATTGATCCAAATGGAGAAGGATGGAATGGAACTTTCAATAACAAATTACTTCCTGCTTCTGATTACTGGTTTACAATTGAATACACCAAAGATAATGTAACCAAAGAATTTAAAGGACATTTTAGTTTAATTCGATAAATTAAAAATAGAGCAAATAAAAAAGCCTTCGCGATGCGAAGGCTTTCTGCGTTTTATATCCAAAAAGTATATTAATAACGACCTCTTGAGTTGTTATCTCTATTATTAGAATAACCACCTCTACTTCCACCAGCGTTACGATCGAAGCTTCTTCTTTCTCCTTCTGGTTTTGGTTCAGATTTGTTAACAACGATTTTTCTACCTTCGATAGTTCCACCGTTTAATTCGTCGATTGCTTTTTGAGCCTCAGCATCATTAGCCATTTCAACAAATCCAAATCCTTTACTTCTTCCGGTAAATTTGTCAGAGATAATTTTAACTGATTCAACAGCTCCATACTCTTCAAAATAACCTCTTAAATCTGCTTCCTCTACACTGAAAGGAAGACTTCCTACAAAAATGTTCATCTATGAAAAATTTAATTCCTTACAAAGGTAGACTATTTAATGTTGCTAAAAGGTTAAAGTTTAGTTTATTTTCAAAATCAAGGTTATTTAGCTAAAAAATTCGAAATCAAATTATTAGTTTTTTAAAATTTTATTAAGCTATTTTAAATTTTATTACAAACTACTTAATAACAAAAAGACAACCTCTCGATTGTCTTTTTACTCTTAACTCAAATTTGTATTATTTAGGACAACCCGTCATTTCGTGATATGCACGTTCAACAGCTTCCTGATGATTTGGATGTGCAATTCTTACTAATTCTGAAACACGCTGTTTTAAGGTTTTACCATATAAATCGGCTATCCCATTTTCAGTAATAATATAATGGGCATGTGCTCTTGTGGTAACCACTCCAGCACCTTGTTTTAAATAAGGTACAATTCTACTTTCGCCTCTTTTAGTTGTAGAAGGTAAAGCTATAATCGCTTTTCCGCCTTCACTTAACGAAGCCCCGCGAATAAAATCCATTTGTCCTCCTACTCCTGAATACATGGTACTACCAATAGAATCAGCACAAACTTGCCCGGTTAAATCCACTTCAATAGCCGAATTAATAGCTACCATTCTTGGGTTTCTTCGAATACGAGCTGTATCATTCACCATAGAAGATTCTTTCATCTCTATAAACGGATTATCATCTACAAAATCGTACAAACGTTTCGAACCCATTAAAAAAGTTGCTAAAGCTCTTCCTCTTAAAGTGCCTTTATAATTACAATTGATGACATCATTTTCAATTAAATCGATTACTCCATCTGAAAACATCTCCGTGTGTAATCCTAAATCTTTATGATTGGTCAATTTACTTAATGCCGCATTCGGAATCGAACCAATTCCCATTTGCAGTGTACTTTTATCTTCAATTAATGAAGCAACATAAGTTCCTATTTTTTCTTCTTCGGCTGTAAATGGAGTTACTTCATGAGCAAAAATTGGGACATTAACTTCTACAAGAAAATCAATTTCAGAAACGTGTAGAATTCCATCACCAAAAGTTCTTGGCATATTTGGATTAACTTGTGCAACAACCGTTTTAGCATTTTCAATTGCAGCCACAGTTGCCTCAACAGAAACACCTAACGAACAATATCCATGACTATCAGGTGGTGAAACATGTATAAAAGCAACATCTAATTTCAGAACATTTTTACGAAACAATAAAGGCAATTCACTTAAAAAAACAGGTGTATAAGAACCATTTCCTGCTTTAAGTGTATGACGAACATTTGCTCCAATAAAAAAAGAGTTTACATGAAAGCTATCCGCTAATACAGGATTTGCATAGGGCGCATCACCTTCTGTATGTAAATGACATATTTCTACATCTCTAAGTTCAGAAGCTCTATCCGTTAATGCTTTTGTTAATATTGTTGGTGTAGCCGCCGCTGCCTGAACATAGACCCTATCAACACTTTTTACTACTTGTACAGCTTCCGCTGCGGTTACATATTTTCCCATACCTAATGAAATTTATAGTACAAATTTATGTGGTAATTTAAGACTAAAATATGACATTTCTCATTTTAAAGTAGGAAGTTAGAAGTAGGAAATTCCATGTAAAAAAGAGTATCCTTTAAAATTAAAGTTATTCTTGAAATTGAAATTGCTATCGAATTCGTATTTTTGTTGCGAAATTTTGTATTATGATTGTACTTAAAACCCTTGAAGAAATAGAATTAATGCGCGAAAGTGCTTTAATTGTTTCTAAAACACTAGGAATGATTGCAAAGGAAATTAAACCTGGCGTTACTACTTTGCATTTAGATAAATTAGCGGAAGATTTTCTTCGTTCGCACGGAGCAGAACCTGCATTTTTAGGAATGTATGGATTTCCAAACTCGCTTTGCATGAGTCCAAACACACAAGTAGTTCATGGTATTCCAAACAATGTTCCGTTGCAAGATGGCGATATTATTTCGGTAGATTGTGGTGCTTATAAAAATGGTTTTTATGGCGATCATGCCTATACTTTTGAAGTAGGTGAAGTTGCTCCAGAAACAAAAAAATTATTACAAATTACCAAAGAATCTTTATACGTTGGTATTCGTGAAACTAAAGTGGGCAATCGTGTGGAAGATATTGGTCATGCCATTCAGCAATATTGCGAAAGTCATGGTTATGGAGTAGTTCGTGAATTATGTGGACACGGTTTAGGCAGAAAGATGCACGAAGACCCAGAAGTTCCTAACTATGGAAAACGTGGCCGTGGAAAAAAACTAGTCAATGGAATGGTTATCGCAATCGAACCAATGATTAACATGGGAACCAAAAACATCAAACAACATAAAGACGGCTGGACGATTACTACTGCCGACGGAAAACCAAGCGCACATTTTGAACATGATGTTGCGATTGTTGATGGAAAACCTGAATTGTTATCCACTTTTGCTTACATCTACGAAGCCTTAGGAATTGTTAGCAATGAAGAAGATGGCTTAAGACAAAAACCATTAGTATTATAATCTAACACATTTAATGTATGAATTGTAAAACTTGTAATAATCCTTATGAAAACACCGCGCAATATTGTTCAAATTGTGGTGCTAAAATTGTTGATGACAGACTTTCATTAAAAGGAACTTGGGAAGAATTTATTGGCCCATTTTTTAGTTGGGATAATAATTTTTGGAGAACTTTCTTTGGTTTGTTTAAAAATCCCAAAGATGTTTTAGAAGCCTATATTTCTGGTGCCAGAAAAAAATATTTCCATCCATTTTCATATATAATTTTATATGCTACGATAGCTGTTTTTTTCTATAAATTTTTTCCAATGGAAATAATAATGGATTATTCAGAAGGTTTTACAAAAGACTATAATTCAACAAATCCCTCAAGTAATGTCCCTAAAATAGACATGAAAAGTTATATGGAAACACTAATGAGTTATTACAACTTTTTTGTGTTATTGTTAATACCTATATATGCGCTGACTAGTTATATTATATTCAACAAAAGAGGTCATAATTTCTTCGAACATTTGGTATTTAATAGTTACTTACAAACAAACTTAGGTTTTATATCATTAGTATTACAAGTTATATTAGTAAATATGTTGGGAATGAGTTTTGGCACTTATTCTATGCTATTTTTGTTTTTATTCATATTTTTTACACTTTACGCTTTTAAAGAATTATATAATCAAAATTTAAAACAAAGCATTGCTTCTGGAATTAAGTACCTACTGCTTTTCTTTGGATTATATATCGGTATAATAATCGCATTTTCTCTTCTATTTGGAATTATATACGCCATAACTTTAATGAAATGAAAAAACTTTTTAAACTTATATTAAACACCATTCCTCGTCCGATATTAATTAGATTGAGTATTGTGGCACGTCCTATTTTGGCTTTTTTATTAAAGGGAAGTCGTTTTACAGATCCAATTGATGGAAAAAGCTTTCGTATGTTTTTGCCTTATGGCTACGGAACGCAAAGAAACAATGTATTATCACCAAGTACGCTTTCATTAGAAAGACATCGTTTATTATGGTTGTATTTACAAAATGAAACTGATTTTTTTACAGCACCAAAAAAAGTATTACACTTTGCGCCAGAACAAGAATTTTACAAATGTTTCAAGAAACAATCGAATTTAGATTACACGACTACCGATTTGTTTTCGCCTCTAGCCGATGTTAAAGCTGATATTTGTAATTTGCCTTTTGAAGATAATTCGTATGATATCATTTTGTGTAATCACGTTTTGGAACATATTCCAGATGACACAAAAGCCATGCAAGAATTATATCGTGTTTTAAAACCGGGCGGAATGGGAATTTTTCAAATTCCACAAGATTTGTCTCGTGAAGTTACTTTTTCTGACGATTCTATTACAGATGAAAAAGAACGCGCAAAAATCTTCGGGCAATACGACCACGTTAGAGTTTACGGAAGAGATTACTTTGACAAACTAAGAAGCATTGGTTTTAAAGTTGAAGAAGTAGATTACACCAAAACAATTGCTCCTGAATTAGTAGAAAAATATTGTTTAGCAAAAGGAGAAAAAATCCCAGTTTGTTATAAATAAATTTTGTTTAGATGCTGAAATTAATTTAGCATGACAAAATGAAAGAAAATCATTTGGTTCATAAATAAAAAAATCCCGCAATCATTACAATTGCGGGATTTTGAATTTAATAAAAACCTATTTATTCTTCAGGCATTAATATACCGATCACTTTATCTTTAGCTAGATATTTCTTTGCTACTTCATGAAGATCTTTTACTGTTAATGCGTTTAATTTAGTCTCGAAATCAAAAATTTCTTCTGGATTAACTTCATCTGTATATTGACGTTTTAAAACTGCCATCCAGTATCTGTTTTCTTTCAAACTTTCTTTGAATTCTAATCTTGAAGCTTCTTTAAATTTATCCAAATCTTTTTGTTCTGGACCATTTGTAACCATTTTGTTCAATTCTCTTAAAGCAGATTCTGTAAGCTTTTCAGCATTTTCAGGTCCGCATGGAAATGAAATTGAGAAATTGTAACTACCATAAGGCACTTTATTCATACTTCCTCTAGCACCTACTCCATACACACCACTTTCGTTTTCTCTTAATTCTTCCACTAATTTTATAGTCAATACTTCTCCTAATGCTTTAAATGCAAACGCTTCTTTAGCATCGTATTTCGTATCTCCATAAATCATAATATTTACAGTACTCTTAGGATCTTTTCCTTTATTGATTACTTTTTTGTGTGAACCTTTCAACATTCTATATCCTAAATCCTTTGGTGTTTCCTTGGTGTTTTTATCTGAAGGCAATGAAGCAATATATTTTGCTGCAAAAGCTTCTAACTGAGCTTCATCAAAATTCCCAACAAAATAAAAATTGAAATCAGCTGCATTTGCAAAACGCTCTTTGTATTTTTTATAAGCTAATTCATAATCTGCTTTATCAAAATCCTCTTCTTTAGGAAATCCTTTATATCTTGGATTTTCTTTATTCAAATACGTGTAAAATTCATTTGAGAAATAAGTAGCAGGTTGTGACATCATGTTTGACATGAATCCTTTTTGCTTAGAAATAAATCCATTAAACGCTTCTTTATCTAAATTCAAATCTGTAAAATAAGCATACGTCATTTGGAATAAATATTCTAAATCTTTTGGAGTTGTAGAACCATTTAATCCTTCAAAAATACCACCAACATAAGGATTTACTCTTGCCATTTTTCCAGTCATAAATTTATTAATGTCGTTTTTAGACATTCCTGAAAATCCTGCCTCTGTTAATCCACCCATTGCTAATGAAACTTTAGCCATTTCATCGTTAGTAAACAAATTGGAACCTCCAAAACTAACCGCTT
Proteins encoded in this region:
- a CDS encoding T9SS type B sorting domain-containing protein; translated protein: MKKRALIILIFILFVSVNAFGQGGASSCAELTANPGAYQSCATSIPFSSSVGGNGENFNSTCIPTQYVGPTWFFIEIDTPGNVVLQISQQNLAGNGSDVDFVLWGPFQNLNNICNQLNTTNEVDCSYSTASLETVTIPNSNAGDLYVIVIDNYSGQAGNITVSQTGGSGSTNCDFLSSVTLNNTDGTLLTNLEYCKPDTKEIVATIDISDFPGVPSNLRFNYTWFKDNVQIDAISNSTISTNNLIVSESGVYKVITTAYDITVNPTGNLTGLRVSEAEANLKFHTKPLISISNSNTVCLNTNPILSSNIANNTDLNPTIDILNYQWYRNNNPIGGETTTAFTPTLPGDYFIKVTNSPCSETNSSIIRIIANPNIQIASNTTICENDSYTITSINANASINSALSYQWIKDGVAIAGANGSTYTVNKFNQALNTTSQYYLETTEQGTCLNSSNTISVTINALPVINTVATTLEQCDYINNTLDGIAETNLLQLYNYFTNSTAGLTLNFYTDIALTQQILNPSNYINLTSPFLQTIYVKLVNENVTPNCTSSGVGSFTLQINPTSVANYPNIPAVCPEINQNYGFLNFDAQRIAIKNAYFASSDVSISFHLNTSDASTGLNGLSNLSQIPIGTTTVYTRVISNTTQSCEGIGTFEVVVTQAPIQSLITNENLCLLDAYLLNTKDVEALTGQNPTVIVSYFNTFDNAKDNILEINKNTPLPLTTGTRTIFARLFDTLTQCFSIVNFNILVFQNPIIIQPSPIRLCGDTTATFNLTSRINQIVNGNLNYQVSFYANNTDVLANNPITTPANYLSASTIIICKVVDPTNNSCETFTTLTLEVMALPGSNSNPTAIELCNDSGFEFFDLTTREIQMAGTTPVNTIAFKYYTELADALLNGNTNRITSPNIFQNTTINYQKIYVRLNSRTNIDSETGLACFKILELDLYVRPYPENKLSNDPYIICVDQLNAITHPVEIKTLLNNTDYIFQWYIGHDAQIGNEIPGETNTSFTTSTVGIYSVKVTNISNAANCSSVFNVSTQNAIVPNTLAITPNEIISFGIENTITAIVSPVSNDYLYSIDGTYFQPSNTFTNIPGGDYTLTVINKFGCGDVTSQFTIVDYPKYLTPNGDGYNDTWNIKGSSALEATTIRIFDRYGKLIKQIDPNGEGWNGTFNNKLLPASDYWFTIEYTKDNVTKEFKGHFSLIR
- a CDS encoding RNA recognition motif domain-containing protein, translated to MNIFVGSLPFSVEEADLRGYFEEYGAVESVKIISDKFTGRSKGFGFVEMANDAEAQKAIDELNGGTIEGRKIVVNKSEPKPEGERRSFDRNAGGSRGGYSNNRDNNSRGRY
- a CDS encoding acetyl-CoA hydrolase/transferase family protein; the protein is MGKYVTAAEAVQVVKSVDRVYVQAAAATPTILTKALTDRASELRDVEICHLHTEGDAPYANPVLADSFHVNSFFIGANVRHTLKAGNGSYTPVFLSELPLLFRKNVLKLDVAFIHVSPPDSHGYCSLGVSVEATVAAIENAKTVVAQVNPNMPRTFGDGILHVSEIDFLVEVNVPIFAHEVTPFTAEEEKIGTYVASLIEDKSTLQMGIGSIPNAALSKLTNHKDLGLHTEMFSDGVIDLIENDVINCNYKGTLRGRALATFLMGSKRLYDFVDDNPFIEMKESSMVNDTARIRRNPRMVAINSAIEVDLTGQVCADSIGSTMYSGVGGQMDFIRGASLSEGGKAIIALPSTTKRGESRIVPYLKQGAGVVTTRAHAHYIITENGIADLYGKTLKQRVSELVRIAHPNHQEAVERAYHEMTGCPK
- the map gene encoding type I methionyl aminopeptidase; protein product: MIVLKTLEEIELMRESALIVSKTLGMIAKEIKPGVTTLHLDKLAEDFLRSHGAEPAFLGMYGFPNSLCMSPNTQVVHGIPNNVPLQDGDIISVDCGAYKNGFYGDHAYTFEVGEVAPETKKLLQITKESLYVGIRETKVGNRVEDIGHAIQQYCESHGYGVVRELCGHGLGRKMHEDPEVPNYGKRGRGKKLVNGMVIAIEPMINMGTKNIKQHKDGWTITTADGKPSAHFEHDVAIVDGKPELLSTFAYIYEALGIVSNEEDGLRQKPLVL
- a CDS encoding DUF3667 domain-containing protein; translation: MNCKTCNNPYENTAQYCSNCGAKIVDDRLSLKGTWEEFIGPFFSWDNNFWRTFFGLFKNPKDVLEAYISGARKKYFHPFSYIILYATIAVFFYKFFPMEIIMDYSEGFTKDYNSTNPSSNVPKIDMKSYMETLMSYYNFFVLLLIPIYALTSYIIFNKRGHNFFEHLVFNSYLQTNLGFISLVLQVILVNMLGMSFGTYSMLFLFLFIFFTLYAFKELYNQNLKQSIASGIKYLLLFFGLYIGIIIAFSLLFGIIYAITLMK
- a CDS encoding class I SAM-dependent methyltransferase encodes the protein MKKLFKLILNTIPRPILIRLSIVARPILAFLLKGSRFTDPIDGKSFRMFLPYGYGTQRNNVLSPSTLSLERHRLLWLYLQNETDFFTAPKKVLHFAPEQEFYKCFKKQSNLDYTTTDLFSPLADVKADICNLPFEDNSYDIILCNHVLEHIPDDTKAMQELYRVLKPGGMGIFQIPQDLSREVTFSDDSITDEKERAKIFGQYDHVRVYGRDYFDKLRSIGFKVEEVDYTKTIAPELVEKYCLAKGEKIPVCYK